CCCCGTACCTGATGCTCCCGCCCGTCTCGCGGCGGGTGCGCCGCCTGGCCGACTCGCTGCGCGCGGGCGCGGGGACGCGGCTGGACCAGGTGCAGGCGGTGGAGCGCCACCTGCGTTCCTTCAGCTACACGCTCGAGCTCCCCGCCACCCGCGCCGAGACGTCGCTCGATCACTTCCTCTTCCGGCGCCGCGCGGGGCACTGCGAGTACTTCTCCACCGCGATGGCGGTGCTGCTGCGCGCGCAGGGCATCCCCGCCCGCAACGTGACCGGCTTCCTGGGCGGCGAGTGGAACGCCGGCGCCCGCTACCTTCGCGTCACCGAGAACGACGCGCACTCCTGGGTCGAGGTCTGGTTCCCCGGCGCCGGATGGGTTCCCTTCGACCCCACGCCCCCCTCGCGTTCCGACGTGGTGCAGCCTGGCTTTGGAAGCTCGTGGAGCGGCCCGTTCCGCTTCTGGTTCGATGGCGTGGAGTATCGCTGGTACCGCTGGGTGATCGACTACAACCTGGACCGGCAGCTCTCCGTCTTCCGCGGCGTCGGCTCCCTCTTCGCCCGCGGCGACGGCGCCGAGCGCGATGCCGAGCGCCCGCGCCCCGGCGGCGGCGTGCCGGACGAGGCGCCGTGGGTCGTGATCGCGCTGGTGCTGGCCGGCGGCGCGGTGTGGATCATCCGGCGCCGCGGCGAGCGCCTTCCGCCCGAGGCGCGCATCTACCTCGCCCTCCGCCGCGCCTACGCCCGCGCCGGCATCGGCGACGACGCGGCCGGCCCGCTGCAATGGGCCGAAGGGCTGGAGCGCGCCGGCGCGCCGGGCTCGGAATCCGCCGCCCGCCTGGTGCGCCACTACCTGGACGCGCGCTTCGGCCGCCGCCCCGCCGGCCCGCGGGGCATCGCCGAGATGACCCGCGCCCTCGACGAGTCCCGCGCCGCCCTCCGCGCCGGCAGGCGGGTGCACGCGGCCTCGGCGAAGTAGCTCGCGAAAGGGACCCTGTTTCGCGCGCCCCTTCCATTCCGGGCGCAGTTGTAGCAGAGTAGAGTAACAAATGCACGCGGGGGGCACCCCGCATCCTCCCATCCGAGAGTGTCCAGGACGATGGAGCAGAAGCGCTTCGAGGTGGAGATCACCTTCCGCCAGACGGTTCGTTACGTGGTGGATGCAAAGGACCGCAAGCTGGCCGAGCGGATGGCCGTGGAGCGCTGGCACGGCGGCGAAGAAGGGACGACGCTGAGCATCGACTGCTCGGAAGTGATGGCCGTCGCCGCCGCCGAGTCGCCCACCGAGGACAAGCAGTGCCGCGACTGCGAAGCCGCCTTCCGCTACCTGCGCGACCGCGAGCTGGTGATCGAGATGCTGGACGCGGACGCCTTCAACCCCACCGTGCACGACGCCGTCTCGGCCGATGACGTGGCCACGCACCTCGGCTGGAAGCGCAAGGACGACCCCACCCTGGCCGACACGGCCCGCGCCGCCCGCGCCCTCGACCGTCTCTGCCAGGAGCACCGCGTGGTCTGCTTCACCCGCCCGCGCGTGCGCGCCAGCGAGCGCGGCGAGGTCCGCCTCTACTGCACCCCCCAGCACCTCGGCCGCCTGACCTCCCTGCTGATGGACGACCCGGAGCTGAGCGCCGCGGCGGTGTAAGGGGGGCCCCCTCCCCGCTCGTTCCTCGCTGCCCCTCCCCCAAACTGCTGGGGGAGGGGCATGTTCTTTCCTTATTTGGGCAGGCAGGCACGACCTTCAACAGAAATATGGCTTTTTGTGCGCGATTCAATTACCATCGAAATGGACCGTGGTCTCTCTGCTTCTCTCTTGAACCGGAGGTGCTTGATGACACGCGAATCTATCACGACACAGGCGCGGAACGCTCGCGTGCTTGCCGAGGAGCGGTCGCACGGCGCGGGCGGGGTTATGGGGAAGGAGACGGAAAGTCCGCACCAGGCACCCGCCGGCCCCCATCAGGCTCCTGCCGGTCCGCAGCAGGCACCCGCCGGCCCGCAGCAGGCACCCGCCGGTCCGCAGCATAAGCGCAAGTAGCGGGGGCTGATCATGCGTTACCTTGTGCTGAACCCGCCCTACATCATGAAAGAGGGACAGGTGATCCCACCGGCAGCAGCAATGCTGCCGATGGGCCCTCTGGGAATCGCCACCGAACTCGTGGAACGGGGGCATGAGCTCGACTACTTGGACTTTGCCTTCGCCGAGTCGCTACCCGATGAAATCGACGCAAGTGAATACGACGGCGTGCTCATCGCGATCCATACCCTGCGCAACGTGCCGACTGCGAAAGAGCTTTTGAACCGGGTGAAGGGCGCATCCTACGTGGTTGCGGGGGGGAATGTGTGTTCCGAACTCGGAAAGGAGGATCTGGGCGGAGTTGGGGTATTCGCGGATGCGGTGTTCAGGGGGTACGCGCACGGCCACCTTGATCGGATCGAGAGTGCGACGCAGGGTGACATCAAGGCCGGCTCCGCTTCTAGCCGCATGCCCGCGCCAAACCTATCCCTGCTCACCGCTGAGTTGCGAGATGTGTATTGGGAGCGATCGAGCGCACGCTATCCGATCATCGGACCCGGCGGTTTCGGGTGTGCGTGGTCATGCAACTACTGCACGGCCAAGATGTTGTCCCGACGCGTCGAACGGGACTTCTCGGTGATCGAGCGCGAGATTGATCAGGCGAAACGCCTCGGATACCGCGAGCTGTGGTGCGTCGACAACATCTCGTTGGTCGACGCGGACTTGGCCCTGGAGTTCGATCAGATGGTAGAGCGTGCGGGCCTTACGTGGCTCGGTATGACTCGCGCGGAAACGGTGATTGTGGCGCGGAACCGGCTACCGAAGTTCAGGCGGCTGACGGACATTGCGCTCGGGGTGGAAGCGCCGGCGCGCCAGCTCGTGACGCTGAACCGAGGCGAGCGCAGGGACAACGACGAGCGACTTCACCACGCTTTCGGGCTGCTGCATGATTCCGGTATTACTTCCACCGCATTCGTCATGCTGGATCTTCCTGGCTCCTTAGATGCCGACTACTGGGCGCTTGTGGATCTGCTGGCTTACGTTCGACCCGGGAACGTCAGCTGGAGCTTCTTCAACCCCCCCGCCGTGAAGGCAATCACCCTCGGGCTGGATCTTGCCGCGACTGGG
This genomic window from Longimicrobium sp. contains:
- a CDS encoding radical SAM protein — protein: MRYLVLNPPYIMKEGQVIPPAAAMLPMGPLGIATELVERGHELDYLDFAFAESLPDEIDASEYDGVLIAIHTLRNVPTAKELLNRVKGASYVVAGGNVCSELGKEDLGGVGVFADAVFRGYAHGHLDRIESATQGDIKAGSASSRMPAPNLSLLTAELRDVYWERSSARYPIIGPGGFGCAWSCNYCTAKMLSRRVERDFSVIEREIDQAKRLGYRELWCVDNISLVDADLALEFDQMVERAGLTWLGMTRAETVIVARNRLPKFRRLTDIALGVEAPARQLVTLNRGERRDNDERLHHAFGLLHDSGITSTAFVMLDLPGSLDADYWALVDLLAYVRPGNVSWSFFNPPAVKAITLGLDLAATGFYRWPLGFARIPDTRVVQFAMVITGTWWMNWAPESFVRTPDHFGVVFDEGEIVQTPDARSVVGDLWSAWDFNAAPLRLPDPPHLAKPLLERTGA